One segment of Streptomyces sp. NBC_00576 DNA contains the following:
- a CDS encoding ankyrin repeat domain-containing protein: MAETPDEWTDVRSAVEHEDLPRLRQLLTSGADVNEIYRGFPLLHHAIDTEADGALQSSEPLHVDTTAFLLARGADPKLKNKFGQDARGFADARGHWLAVELIDGFPFRSGG; the protein is encoded by the coding sequence GTGGCTGAAACGCCAGACGAATGGACGGATGTCAGGAGCGCTGTCGAGCACGAAGACCTTCCTCGTCTTCGGCAGCTCTTGACTTCCGGTGCAGATGTGAACGAAATTTACCGTGGTTTTCCGCTGCTTCATCATGCGATCGACACGGAGGCGGATGGGGCGCTGCAGTCGAGTGAGCCGCTGCACGTGGACACAACGGCATTTCTGCTGGCCCGAGGAGCGGATCCGAAGCTGAAAAACAAATTCGGGCAGGATGCCAGGGGTTTCGCCGATGCTCGCGGGCATTGGCTTGCTGTCGAATTGATTGATGGATTCCCTTTTCGCTCTGGTGGGTAA
- the galK gene encoding galactokinase — protein MTTADVAEVFEGLYGSAPEGVWAAPGRVNLIGEHTDYNDGFVMPFALPHTALAAVSRRTDGVVRLHSSDIEGGVVELRVDALLPESDKNWTAYPAGVIWALVDAGHTSVSSGADIHLTSTVPTGAGLSSSAALEVVVALALNDLYELGLERWQLARLCQRAENVYVGAPTGIMDQTASACCTAGHALFLDTRDLSQDQIPFDLAAEGMRLLVMDTQVKHSHSEGEYGKRRAGCERGAELLGVDALRDVAYENLDAALAQLADAGGDDEVQRLVRHVVTEDHRVERVVGLLKSGGDTRAIGPILTEGHASLRDDFRISCPELDLVVEAALDAGALGARMTGGGFGGSAIVLVEAGDAERVGKAVEEAFASAGFVTPRVFAAVPSAGARRVR, from the coding sequence ATGACGACTGCGGATGTCGCCGAGGTTTTCGAGGGGCTGTACGGATCGGCACCGGAGGGAGTGTGGGCGGCGCCCGGCCGGGTCAACCTGATCGGCGAACACACCGACTACAACGACGGTTTCGTCATGCCCTTCGCCCTCCCGCACACGGCACTGGCAGCGGTCTCCCGCCGCACGGACGGCGTCGTGCGCCTGCACTCGTCGGACATCGAGGGCGGGGTGGTTGAACTACGCGTCGACGCCCTGCTGCCGGAGTCGGACAAGAACTGGACGGCGTACCCGGCGGGCGTGATCTGGGCGCTGGTGGACGCGGGCCACACGTCGGTGTCGTCGGGCGCGGACATCCACTTGACCTCGACGGTACCGACGGGCGCGGGCCTGTCGTCGTCGGCGGCGCTGGAGGTCGTGGTCGCCCTGGCCCTGAACGACCTGTACGAACTGGGCCTGGAACGCTGGCAGTTGGCCCGCCTGTGCCAGCGCGCGGAGAACGTGTACGTAGGCGCTCCCACCGGCATCATGGATCAAACAGCCTCGGCGTGCTGCACCGCAGGCCACGCTCTCTTCCTGGACACGCGGGACCTCTCCCAGGACCAGATCCCCTTCGACCTGGCGGCCGAGGGCATGCGCCTCCTGGTCATGGACACCCAGGTCAAGCACTCCCACAGCGAGGGCGAGTACGGCAAGCGCCGGGCGGGCTGCGAACGGGGCGCGGAACTGCTGGGCGTGGACGCGCTGCGGGACGTGGCGTACGAGAACCTCGACGCGGCGCTGGCCCAGCTGGCCGACGCGGGCGGCGATGACGAGGTACAGCGCCTGGTACGCCACGTGGTGACGGAGGACCACCGCGTCGAGCGCGTCGTGGGCCTGCTGAAATCGGGCGGCGACACCCGCGCCATCGGCCCCATCCTCACCGAGGGCCACGCCTCCCTCCGCGACGACTTCAGGATCTCCTGCCCGGAGCTCGACCTGGTGGTCGAGGCCGCGTTGGACGCCGGCGCCCTGGGCGCCCGCATGACGGGCGGCGGCTTCGGCGGCTCGGCCATCGTGCTGGTGGAGGCGGGCGACGCGGAACGAGTCGGCAAAGCGGTGGAGGAGGCGTTCGCCTCCGCCGGGTTCGTCACGCCTCGGGTTTTCGCGGCGGTGCCTTCGGCGGGGGCGCGGCGGGTGCGGTGA
- the galE gene encoding UDP-glucose 4-epimerase GalE, with product MSGKYLVTGGAGYVGGVVAQHLLEAGHEVVVLDNLSTGFREGVPAGATFVEGDIKDAAKWLDSSFDGVLHFAASSQVGESVVKPEKYWDNNVGGSMALLTAMREAGVRKLVFSSTAATYGEPETTPIVETARTSPTNPYGASKLAVDHMITSEATAHGLAAVSLRYFNVAGAYATQGERHDPESHLIPLVLQVAQGKRDAISIYGEDYPTPDGTCVRDYIHVADLADAHLLALTAATAGEHLICNLGNGEGFSVREVVETVRRVTGHPIPEVVAPRRGGDPAVLVASADRARTRLGWNPTRADLAGIVADAWEFAQRHSK from the coding sequence ATGAGCGGTAAGTACCTGGTCACCGGCGGTGCGGGCTATGTCGGCGGGGTGGTCGCCCAGCACCTGCTGGAGGCCGGCCACGAGGTCGTCGTCCTCGACAACCTCTCGACGGGTTTCCGGGAGGGCGTCCCGGCAGGTGCCACGTTCGTGGAGGGCGACATCAAGGACGCCGCCAAGTGGCTGGACTCCTCCTTCGACGGGGTGCTCCACTTCGCGGCCTCCTCCCAGGTCGGCGAGTCGGTCGTCAAGCCCGAGAAGTACTGGGACAACAACGTCGGCGGCTCGATGGCCCTGCTCACGGCGATGCGCGAGGCCGGCGTACGCAAGCTGGTCTTCTCGTCCACGGCCGCGACATACGGCGAGCCGGAGACGACCCCGATCGTCGAAACGGCCCGCACGTCCCCGACGAACCCCTACGGCGCCTCGAAGCTGGCCGTCGACCACATGATCACGAGCGAGGCGACGGCCCACGGCCTGGCGGCGGTCTCCCTCCGCTACTTCAACGTCGCCGGCGCCTACGCCACCCAGGGCGAGCGCCACGACCCCGAGTCCCACCTGATCCCCCTCGTGCTCCAGGTCGCCCAGGGCAAGCGGGACGCGATCTCGATCTACGGCGAGGACTACCCGACCCCCGACGGCACCTGCGTACGGGACTACATCCACGTCGCGGACCTGGCGGACGCCCACCTGCTGGCCCTCACGGCCGCGACGGCAGGCGAACACCTGATCTGCAACCTCGGCAACGGCGAGGGCTTCTCGGTCCGCGAGGTCGTCGAGACGGTGCGGCGGGTCACCGGGCACCCCATCCCGGAGGTCGTGGCCCCGCGCAGGGGCGGCGACCCGGCGGTCCTGGTCGCCTCCGCCGACCGGGCCCGAACCCGCCTCGGCTGGAACCCGACCCGGGCCGACCTGGCGGGAATCGTCGCGGACGCGTGGGAGTTCGCGCAGCGGCACAGCAAGTAG
- the galT gene encoding galactose-1-phosphate uridylyltransferase, whose amino-acid sequence MKKTSTRLADGRELIYYDLRDDTVRDAVDRRPLERTVTTSQVRRDPLLGDEVAIASHRQGRIYHPPADECPLCPTEGDRLSEIPDSSYDVVVFENRFPSLAGDSGRCEVVCFTSDHNSSFADLTEEQTRLVLEAWTDRTSELSNLPAVEQVFCFENRGAEIGVTLGHPHGQIYAYPFTTPRTALMLRSVAAHKEATGGENLFDDILEKELAGERLVLATDHWVAFVPYAAHWPYEVHLYPRRRVPDLLGLDEEARTEFPKVYLELLRRFDRIFGEGEPPTPYISAWHQAPFGTLEEFEGVNRDDFALHLELFTIRRTSGKLKFLAGSESGMSVFINDIQPESAAQRLREVAS is encoded by the coding sequence GTGAAGAAGACCTCGACGAGGCTCGCCGACGGTCGTGAGCTCATCTACTACGACCTGCGCGACGACACAGTGCGCGACGCGGTGGACCGACGCCCCCTGGAGCGCACGGTCACCACGTCCCAGGTACGCCGGGACCCGCTGCTCGGCGACGAGGTGGCGATCGCCTCGCACCGCCAGGGGCGCATCTACCACCCCCCGGCCGACGAGTGCCCCCTCTGCCCGACCGAGGGCGACCGGCTGAGCGAGATCCCGGACTCGTCGTACGACGTGGTCGTCTTCGAGAACCGTTTCCCCTCCCTGGCCGGCGACTCCGGCCGCTGCGAGGTGGTCTGCTTCACCTCCGACCACAACTCGTCCTTCGCCGACCTCACCGAGGAGCAGACGCGACTGGTCCTGGAGGCGTGGACCGACCGGACGTCGGAGCTGTCGAACCTCCCTGCCGTCGAGCAGGTGTTCTGCTTCGAGAACCGCGGCGCCGAGATCGGCGTCACCCTCGGACACCCCCACGGCCAGATCTACGCGTACCCCTTCACCACCCCCCGTACGGCACTGATGCTTCGCTCGGTGGCCGCGCACAAGGAGGCGACGGGCGGCGAGAACCTCTTCGACGACATCCTCGAAAAGGAACTGGCGGGCGAGCGACTGGTTCTGGCCACCGACCACTGGGTCGCCTTCGTGCCGTACGCCGCCCACTGGCCGTACGAGGTGCACCTGTACCCGCGCCGCCGCGTGCCGGACCTCCTGGGGCTCGACGAGGAGGCGCGCACAGAGTTCCCCAAGGTCTACCTGGAACTCTTGAGGCGCTTCGACCGGATATTCGGTGAGGGTGAGCCGCCGACGCCGTACATCTCGGCCTGGCACCAGGCGCCGTTCGGCACGCTGGAGGAGTTCGAGGGCGTCAACCGTGACGACTTCGCGCTTCACCTCGAGCTTTTCACCATTCGCCGTACTTCCGGCAAGCTGAAGTTCCTCGCGGGCTCCGAGTCGGGGATGAGCGTGTTCATCAACGACATCCAGCCGGAATCCGCGGCCCAGCGACTGCGAGAGGTAGCGAGTTGA
- a CDS encoding helix-turn-helix transcriptional regulator, translated as MGVRLMVVDDHRLLAEALASALKLRGHRVLAAAAPAAGAAELVITRAPEVCLLGTATPAEPGMFDPVVRIKRERPQVAVLVLGPVPSPRGIAAAFAAGASGYVRHDERIEGVERAIMKARAGEAAVSPQLLQAAFSELLNPAAQPDDEGQRLLQMLTPREVEVLVRVADGEDTRLIAAGMGIAPSTARTHVQRVLMKLGVGSRLEAAALAARTGLLDRAGPVQQHQPHSSPGADF; from the coding sequence ATGGGAGTGCGGCTGATGGTGGTCGACGACCACCGACTGCTCGCCGAGGCTCTTGCCTCGGCGTTGAAGCTGCGCGGGCACCGGGTGCTCGCCGCGGCGGCGCCCGCCGCGGGCGCGGCGGAACTGGTGATCACCCGCGCGCCGGAGGTGTGCCTGCTGGGCACGGCGACACCGGCCGAGCCGGGCATGTTCGACCCGGTGGTGCGGATCAAGCGCGAGCGTCCGCAGGTGGCGGTCCTGGTGCTGGGCCCGGTGCCCAGCCCGCGCGGCATCGCCGCCGCCTTCGCCGCGGGAGCTTCCGGGTACGTACGTCACGACGAGCGGATCGAGGGCGTCGAGCGCGCCATCATGAAGGCCAGGGCGGGCGAAGCGGCGGTCTCGCCGCAGCTGCTCCAGGCCGCGTTCAGTGAACTCCTCAACCCCGCCGCCCAGCCCGACGACGAGGGCCAGCGCCTCCTCCAGATGCTCACGCCGAGAGAGGTCGAGGTCCTGGTCAGGGTCGCCGACGGCGAGGACACGCGGCTGATCGCGGCCGGCATGGGGATCGCGCCCAGTACGGCCCGTACGCATGTGCAGCGGGTGCTGATGAAGCTGGGGGTGGGGTCGAGGCTGGAGGCGGCGGCGCTGGCGGCCCGTACGGGCCTGCTGGACCGGGCGGGGCCGGTGCAGCAGCACCAGCCGCACTCGTCTCCTGGAGCGGACTTCTGA
- a CDS encoding outer membrane protein assembly factor BamB family protein, giving the protein MTQPPPPPPPNQPPQPPPGYGYPQGGPNPYAQQQQPPSPYGYPQQPQPVYPAQPPSPQRKLNAQAVIIVSAVAAIALIIGGGVWYSSAKDDQAGGQSDDKNSTAGTAGTTGGTDGGEGADKAPANTASKVLFQIPEPAVGADENSITVVGSWLTDTVYAKSGRAEIVGYDPVKGTKLWTVPLPGPVCAASRHTTADHRTAVVYEPAMPTKDKPSHGCSQVAAIDLDAGKELWTRTVKSGDQAINLDNVTISANTIAVGSTSGGAAFDITGKSLWAPKPADTCYDAGYGGGEKLVAVRKCGTYGARQLGIQTIDPVSGKVLSEYAMAKGIEDASIVSTNPLVVAADVNRAAGDGSGISDFFSIDNKSGQLRTKISAPGDRYAAECEGITRIEYCTKLAVGNDKLYLPTEDHDGTGEYSKTNEIVAFDLATGKQDGQRADAGDRYTITPLTMDDGNVIAYKSPPYDKGGQVVSIDGGSFAQTKLMENPATKAVRDVEASMQPDYAEIVYADGRLYMSQVYARKPSSTGEKRYLAIAYGTK; this is encoded by the coding sequence ATGACCCAGCCGCCGCCCCCGCCCCCGCCCAACCAGCCCCCGCAGCCTCCTCCCGGCTACGGCTATCCCCAGGGCGGCCCGAACCCGTACGCCCAGCAGCAGCAGCCCCCCTCCCCGTACGGTTACCCGCAGCAGCCGCAACCCGTCTATCCAGCCCAACCCCCTTCCCCGCAAAGGAAGTTGAACGCCCAGGCGGTCATCATCGTCTCTGCGGTCGCCGCGATCGCGCTGATCATCGGGGGCGGTGTCTGGTACTCCTCCGCCAAGGACGACCAGGCCGGCGGGCAGAGCGACGACAAGAACAGCACCGCCGGCACCGCCGGCACCACAGGGGGAACCGACGGCGGCGAGGGCGCCGACAAGGCGCCCGCAAACACCGCCTCCAAGGTCCTCTTCCAGATCCCCGAGCCCGCCGTCGGCGCCGACGAGAACAGCATCACCGTCGTCGGCTCCTGGCTCACCGACACGGTGTACGCCAAGAGCGGCCGGGCCGAGATCGTCGGATACGACCCCGTGAAGGGCACCAAGCTCTGGACGGTCCCGCTGCCCGGCCCGGTGTGCGCGGCGAGCCGCCACACGACCGCCGACCACCGGACGGCGGTCGTGTACGAGCCCGCCATGCCGACCAAGGACAAGCCCTCGCACGGCTGCAGCCAGGTCGCGGCGATCGACCTCGACGCGGGCAAGGAACTGTGGACGCGGACGGTCAAGTCCGGCGACCAGGCGATCAACCTCGACAATGTGACGATCAGCGCGAACACGATCGCTGTCGGCAGCACCAGCGGAGGCGCCGCCTTCGACATCACCGGCAAGTCCCTGTGGGCCCCGAAACCGGCCGACACCTGTTACGACGCGGGCTATGGCGGCGGCGAGAAACTGGTCGCGGTGCGCAAGTGCGGGACGTACGGCGCCCGGCAGCTGGGCATCCAGACGATCGACCCGGTCTCCGGCAAGGTGCTCTCCGAGTACGCGATGGCCAAGGGCATCGAGGACGCCAGCATCGTGTCGACGAACCCGCTGGTCGTGGCAGCCGACGTCAACCGCGCCGCGGGCGACGGCAGCGGGATCTCGGACTTCTTCTCCATCGACAACAAGTCGGGACAGCTGCGTACGAAGATCTCGGCACCCGGCGACAGGTACGCCGCCGAGTGCGAGGGCATCACCAGGATCGAGTACTGCACCAAGCTGGCCGTCGGCAACGACAAGCTGTACCTCCCGACCGAGGACCACGACGGCACCGGCGAGTACAGCAAGACCAACGAGATCGTCGCCTTCGACCTCGCCACCGGCAAGCAGGACGGTCAGCGGGCCGACGCCGGCGACCGCTACACCATCACCCCGCTGACCATGGACGACGGCAACGTGATCGCGTACAAGAGCCCGCCCTACGACAAGGGCGGCCAGGTCGTCAGCATCGACGGCGGCTCCTTCGCGCAGACGAAGCTGATGGAGAACCCGGCGACGAAGGCGGTGCGCGACGTCGAGGCCAGCATGCAGCCGGACTACGCCGAGATCGTCTACGCCGACGGCCGCCTCTACATGTCCCAGGTCTACGCCCGCAAGCCCTCCAGCACGGGGGAGAAGCGGTACCTGGCGATCGCGTACGGCACGAAGTGA
- a CDS encoding outer membrane protein assembly factor BamB family protein, with protein sequence MTQPPSQPPQGPSQGPSQGGFGPPPEVPQGPPPGAPQAVPYGAPPPPQGPPPLPPAPPAPQPGYGPPQQPGPYAQQSGPYGAQPGPYGYAPAPAAPGYGYPGQQPPQFPGAPLPPPPLPPGGGSGNRNRFKGRPALMLGAAVAALLVIGGTVYAVTSGGGDDKKPAAAGPEPDLSAPASGPVKPGDDSGGDDDGGGVAGADPDNLNEGRQAGESKVLWSKDAPDAPASGADANGMWITDKVAVKAAYKEVFAFRVGNGDTAWGPITFPQKICAVTPQKSADDKIVVAFMSGASERAKCNKLQVLDVNTGAKGWSGEVADGALFDSALSVELTLTGTTLMVGRSQSGTAYDLNTGTKLFDKVRYGAACFPAAFAGGARLIVVSSCGASTSTEHDEVQELDPRTGAARWTRPIPKGWAVGRTYSVDPVVLYLTNKDKKSWNISTLKADGNFRSEVSVDESFAPVCGWAILERDLQGCQGVVTDAETIYLPTEATTGANEIVAINLATGKEKWRVKSPAAESMLPLKIEGGRLIAYVEPSYDAGGQVVSIPVTGGSHTPTTLLKNPAAAADVENGFYSKAYDWVDGRFYLSTTRLSGRDELKEKLMLAFGK encoded by the coding sequence ATGACCCAGCCGCCCAGCCAACCACCCCAGGGGCCGTCCCAGGGGCCGTCCCAGGGTGGTTTCGGACCGCCGCCGGAGGTGCCCCAGGGTCCGCCGCCGGGCGCACCGCAGGCGGTGCCCTACGGGGCTCCGCCACCCCCGCAGGGTCCGCCGCCCCTGCCACCGGCCCCGCCCGCGCCCCAGCCCGGTTACGGCCCTCCGCAGCAACCCGGCCCCTACGCCCAGCAGTCCGGCCCGTACGGCGCCCAACCCGGCCCCTACGGGTACGCTCCCGCCCCCGCCGCCCCCGGATACGGCTATCCCGGTCAGCAGCCCCCTCAGTTCCCCGGCGCCCCGCTGCCCCCGCCGCCGCTTCCGCCCGGCGGCGGTTCCGGCAACCGCAACCGCTTCAAGGGGCGCCCCGCGCTGATGCTCGGGGCAGCCGTCGCCGCGCTGCTCGTCATCGGGGGCACGGTGTACGCCGTGACCAGCGGTGGTGGCGACGACAAGAAGCCCGCGGCAGCCGGCCCCGAACCCGACCTCTCCGCTCCCGCCTCCGGGCCCGTCAAACCTGGTGACGACAGCGGCGGCGACGACGACGGCGGTGGCGTAGCCGGCGCCGACCCCGACAACCTGAACGAGGGCCGCCAGGCCGGCGAGTCGAAGGTGCTCTGGTCCAAGGACGCGCCGGACGCGCCCGCCTCCGGTGCCGACGCCAACGGCATGTGGATCACCGACAAGGTGGCTGTGAAGGCGGCGTACAAGGAGGTGTTCGCGTTCCGCGTCGGGAACGGGGACACAGCCTGGGGGCCGATCACCTTCCCGCAGAAGATCTGCGCCGTCACTCCGCAGAAGTCGGCCGACGACAAGATCGTGGTCGCCTTTATGAGCGGGGCCAGCGAGCGCGCCAAGTGCAACAAGCTCCAGGTGCTCGACGTGAACACCGGGGCGAAGGGCTGGAGCGGCGAGGTCGCCGACGGGGCGCTGTTCGACAGTGCGCTCAGCGTCGAGCTGACGCTCACCGGGACGACCCTGATGGTCGGGCGCTCGCAGTCCGGCACGGCGTACGACCTGAACACCGGCACCAAGCTGTTCGACAAGGTGAGGTACGGGGCCGCCTGCTTCCCCGCCGCCTTCGCGGGCGGCGCCAGGCTGATCGTCGTGTCGTCCTGCGGGGCCTCCACCTCCACCGAGCACGACGAGGTGCAGGAGCTGGACCCGAGGACCGGTGCGGCCCGCTGGACCCGGCCCATTCCGAAGGGCTGGGCGGTCGGGCGCACGTACTCCGTCGATCCTGTCGTCCTCTACCTCACCAACAAGGACAAGAAGTCGTGGAACATCTCCACGCTCAAGGCCGACGGCAACTTCCGGTCCGAGGTCTCCGTCGACGAGTCCTTCGCCCCCGTGTGCGGCTGGGCGATCCTCGAACGCGACCTCCAGGGCTGCCAGGGTGTCGTCACCGACGCGGAGACCATCTACCTGCCGACCGAGGCGACCACCGGCGCCAACGAGATCGTCGCCATCAACCTCGCCACCGGTAAGGAGAAGTGGCGCGTAAAGTCACCGGCCGCGGAGTCCATGCTGCCGCTGAAGATCGAGGGCGGCCGGCTCATCGCCTACGTCGAGCCGTCGTACGACGCCGGCGGTCAGGTCGTGTCGATCCCTGTCACCGGCGGCAGCCACACCCCGACGACGCTGCTGAAGAACCCGGCAGCCGCCGCCGACGTCGAGAACGGCTTCTACTCCAAGGCGTACGACTGGGTCGACGGCCGCTTCTATCTCTCCACCACCCGGCTGAGCGGCAGGGACGAGCTGAAGGAGAAGCTGATGCTCGCCTTCGGCAAGTAA
- a CDS encoding ABC-F family ATP-binding cassette domain-containing protein: MAVNLVNVENVSKVYGTRALLDGISLGVSEGDRIGVVGRNGDGKTTLIRMLAKLEEADTGRVTHSGGLRLGVLTQHDSLDPAATVRHEVIRDMADHEWAGNSKIRDVLTGLFGGLDLPGFPQGLDTVIGPLSGGERRRIALAKLLIDDPDLIVLDEPTNHLDVEGISWLARHLRERRSALVCVTHDRWFLDQVCTSMWDVQKGDVYEYEGGYTDYVFARAERERIAATEEVKRQNLVRKELAWLRRGAPARTSKPRFRVEAANELIADVPPPRDSSELMKFASTRLGKTVFDLEDVTVQAGPKVLLKHLTWQLGPGDRIGLVGVNGAGKTSLLRAMAEAARSGGETQPVAGRVAVGKTVKLAYLSQEVGELDPNLRVLEAVQQIRDRVDLGKGRELTAGQLCETFGFGKEKQWTPVGDLSGGERRRLQILRLLMDEPNVLFLDEPTNDLDIETLTQLEDLLDGWPGSMVVISHDRFFIERTTDRVFALLGDAALRMLPRGIDEYLERRRRMEEVAAAAIQAGPAAPKAGAEKSAADVRAAKKELQKIERQLDKMSERESKLHTQIADNATDFEKVAKLDAELRELSGERDDLELRWLELADEA; the protein is encoded by the coding sequence ATGGCCGTCAACCTCGTCAATGTCGAGAACGTCAGCAAGGTGTACGGGACCCGTGCCCTGCTCGACGGGATCTCGCTCGGGGTGTCCGAGGGGGACCGGATCGGGGTCGTGGGTCGTAATGGCGACGGCAAGACCACCCTCATCCGGATGCTCGCCAAGCTGGAGGAGGCCGACACCGGGCGTGTCACCCACTCCGGGGGCCTGCGTCTGGGCGTACTCACCCAGCACGACTCCCTTGACCCCGCCGCCACCGTCCGCCATGAGGTCATCCGGGACATGGCGGACCACGAGTGGGCCGGAAACTCCAAGATCAGGGACGTACTCACCGGGTTGTTCGGCGGACTCGACCTCCCCGGGTTCCCGCAGGGTCTGGACACCGTCATCGGGCCCCTCTCCGGTGGTGAGCGGCGTCGGATCGCGCTCGCCAAGCTGCTCATCGACGATCCCGACCTGATCGTTCTCGACGAGCCCACCAACCACCTCGACGTCGAGGGCATCTCCTGGCTCGCCCGGCATCTGCGCGAGCGCCGCTCCGCGCTCGTCTGCGTCACCCACGACCGGTGGTTCCTCGACCAGGTCTGCACCAGCATGTGGGACGTGCAGAAGGGCGATGTCTACGAGTACGAGGGCGGCTACACCGACTACGTCTTCGCCCGCGCCGAACGCGAGCGCATCGCCGCCACCGAAGAGGTCAAGCGGCAGAACCTCGTCCGTAAGGAGCTGGCCTGGCTGCGGCGCGGGGCGCCCGCCCGTACGTCCAAGCCGCGCTTCCGCGTCGAGGCCGCCAACGAGCTGATCGCCGACGTACCGCCGCCCCGGGACAGCAGCGAGCTGATGAAGTTCGCCTCGACCCGGCTCGGCAAGACCGTGTTCGACCTTGAGGACGTGACCGTGCAGGCCGGGCCCAAGGTGCTGCTCAAGCACCTCACCTGGCAGCTGGGCCCCGGCGACCGCATCGGCCTCGTCGGGGTGAACGGCGCCGGCAAGACCTCTCTGCTGCGTGCCATGGCCGAGGCCGCCCGCAGCGGGGGCGAGACACAGCCCGTCGCCGGGCGGGTCGCCGTCGGCAAGACCGTCAAGCTGGCCTATCTCTCCCAGGAGGTCGGCGAGCTCGACCCGAACCTGCGGGTACTGGAGGCCGTGCAGCAGATCCGGGACCGCGTCGACCTCGGCAAGGGGCGTGAGCTGACCGCCGGGCAGCTGTGCGAGACGTTCGGGTTCGGGAAGGAGAAGCAGTGGACCCCGGTGGGGGACCTGAGCGGTGGTGAGCGGCGGCGGCTGCAGATCCTGCGTCTCCTCATGGACGAGCCCAACGTCCTCTTCCTCGACGAGCCCACCAACGACCTCGACATCGAGACCCTCACCCAGCTCGAAGACCTCCTCGACGGCTGGCCCGGCTCCATGGTCGTCATCTCCCACGACCGGTTCTTCATCGAGCGCACCACCGACCGCGTCTTCGCCCTTCTCGGCGACGCCGCCCTCCGCATGCTGCCGCGTGGCATCGACGAGTACCTGGAGCGGCGTCGGCGGATGGAGGAGGTTGCCGCGGCTGCGATCCAGGCCGGCCCCGCCGCCCCCAAAGCCGGCGCGGAGAAGAGTGCCGCCGACGTCCGTGCCGCCAAGAAGGAACTGCAGAAGATCGAGCGGCAGTTGGACAAGATGTCCGAGCGCGAGAGCAAGCTGCACACCCAAATCGCCGACAACGCAACCGACTTCGAGAAGGTCGCCAAACTCGACGCCGAACTGCGCGAACTCTCCGGCGAACGCGACGACTTGGAACTGCGGTGGCTGGAACTCGCGGACGAGGCATAG
- a CDS encoding aldo/keto reductase: protein MEYRRLGASGLKVPALSFGAGTFGGQGPLFGAWGNTDAREARRLVDICLDAGITMFDTADVYSGGASEEVLGEAIKGRRDQVIVSTKTSLPMGDGPGDAGSSRSRLITACEDALRRLGTDHLDLFQLHAFDAGTPIEETLSALDDLVRAGKVRYLGISNFSGWQAMKSLSIAERYGHPRYVAHQVYYSLIGRDYEWELMPLGLDQGLGALVWSPLGWGRLTGKVRRDQPLPAGSRLHHTADYGPPVENEHLYRVVDALDEIAQETGKAIPQIAINWLLQRPTVSSVIIGARNEEQLRQNLGAVGWTLTPDQLTRLNEASTRPAAYPYFPYQRQEGFARLNPPMGDVARLPAA from the coding sequence ATGGAATACAGGCGACTGGGTGCATCCGGCCTGAAGGTCCCCGCACTGAGCTTCGGCGCCGGCACCTTCGGCGGCCAGGGACCGCTGTTCGGCGCCTGGGGCAACACCGACGCGAGAGAAGCACGCCGCCTCGTGGACATCTGCCTGGACGCCGGGATCACCATGTTCGACACCGCCGACGTCTACTCCGGCGGCGCCTCGGAGGAGGTGCTGGGCGAAGCGATCAAAGGCCGCAGAGACCAGGTGATCGTGTCCACCAAGACCAGCCTGCCCATGGGCGACGGCCCGGGCGACGCGGGCTCCTCACGGTCGCGCCTGATCACCGCGTGCGAGGACGCCCTGCGCCGGCTCGGCACCGACCACCTCGACCTGTTCCAACTGCACGCCTTCGACGCCGGCACGCCGATCGAGGAGACCCTGTCCGCACTCGACGATCTCGTACGAGCGGGAAAGGTCCGCTACCTGGGCATCTCCAACTTCTCCGGATGGCAGGCGATGAAGTCCCTCTCGATCGCGGAGAGGTACGGCCACCCGCGCTACGTCGCGCACCAGGTCTACTACTCCCTCATCGGCCGCGACTACGAATGGGAGCTGATGCCGCTCGGGCTGGATCAGGGCCTCGGAGCCCTCGTCTGGAGCCCCCTCGGCTGGGGACGGCTCACCGGCAAGGTCCGCCGCGACCAGCCCCTGCCGGCCGGCAGCCGACTGCACCACACCGCGGACTACGGCCCGCCGGTCGAGAACGAACACCTCTACCGCGTGGTCGACGCCCTCGACGAGATCGCGCAGGAGACCGGCAAGGCAATTCCGCAGATCGCCATCAACTGGCTGCTGCAGCGGCCAACCGTCTCCTCCGTCATCATCGGCGCCCGCAACGAGGAGCAGCTCCGCCAGAACCTCGGCGCCGTCGGCTGGACGCTCACTCCCGACCAGCTGACGAGACTCAACGAGGCGAGCACCAGGCCAGCGGCCTACCCGTACTTCCCCTACCAACGCCAGGAAGGCTTCGCTCGCCTCAACCCGCCGATGGGCGATGTGGCGCGTCTGCCTGCCGCATGA